In the Brachyhypopomus gauderio isolate BG-103 chromosome 4, BGAUD_0.2, whole genome shotgun sequence genome, one interval contains:
- the eef1akmt1 gene encoding EEF1A lysine methyltransferase 1 codes for MSDTDGDDPPQLSAATLAALQEFYAESLNEVDRSSSDKYAVGALKEDWSMSQFWYSDETAGRLAAEAIEHAGTQGRIACISAPSVYQKLKNLQSERGDDAPSAVLFEFDRRFSAYGDEFVFYDYSNPLCLPEEVVPQSFDFVVADPPYLSEECLSKVALTVKYLTKSKILLCTGAIMEDLAGKLMGLKLCTYLPKHSHNLANEFRCYVNYESRLLS; via the exons ATGAGCGATACCGACGGCGACGACCCCCCTCAGCTGTCGGCCGCCACTCTGGCTGCGCTGCAGGAATTTTACGCCGAGAGTTTGAACGAAGTGGATCGGTCGTCGTCTGACAAGTACGCGGTCGGTGCCCTGAAGGAGGACTGG AGTATGAGCCAGTTTTGGTACAGCGACGAGACGGCCGGGCGCTTAGCTGCTGAAGCCATAGAGCATGCaggaacacaggggag AATAGCCTGCATCAGCGCACCGAGTGTCTACCAGAAACTCAAAAATCTGCAGTCAGAGAGAGGAGACGACGCACCGTCGGCCGTGCTGTTCGAGTTCGACCGCCGGTTCTCAGCCTACGGCGATGAGTTCGTCTTCTACGACTACAGCAACCCGCTGTGTCTGCCCGAAGAGGTTGTTCCGCAGAGTTTTGACTTCGTGGTTGCTGATCCCCCGTACCTATCGGAGGAGTGCCTTAGTAAGGTTGCGCTCACGGTGAAGTACTTAACCAAGAGCAAGATCCTGCTTTGTACTG GGGCCATCATGGAGGATCTTGCAGGGAAACTCATGGGGTTGAAATTGTGCACCTACCTACCaaaacacagtcacaatctcGCCAATGAATTCCGCTGCTACGTGAACTATGAGTCACGTCTTCTCTCATAA
- the il17d gene encoding interleukin-17D, whose translation MLGRVFLLPFLLLLVSWAGTGSDAKGMKASRRTSRNRSCLDLPEEILEQMFGRLSVGVLSAFHHTLVPGRLNLSCPSAGRLVADRRSRTPVNVFSLSPWGYRISHDPARYPRFIPEAYCLCKGCLTGPNGEESHKYRSVPVYVPTAVLRRTGSCAGGRRSYTESYVSVAVGCTCVPALQDIKAPGRNRSSPRATPQFTTGKKLKKHPLVGH comes from the exons ATGCTCGGTCGTGTGTTTCTCCTCCCGTTTCTACTACTACTCGTGAGCTGGGCCGGTACCGGCTCGGATGCGAAGGGAATGAAGGCGAGCAGGAGGACATCGCGGAACCGCTCGTGCCTGGACCTACCGGAGGAGATCCTGGAGCAGATGTTCGGACGGCTGTCGGTGGGTGTGCTGAGCGCCTTCCACCACACGCTGGTACCGGGGAGACTCAACCTGAGCTGCCCGTCCGCGGGTCGCCTGGTCGCGGACAGGAGGTCGCGGACTCCAGTGAATGTGTTCAGTCTTTCTCCGTGGGGTTACAG AATCTCCCACGACCCAGCGAGGTATCCTCGGTTCATCCCAGAAGCGTACTGCTTGTGTAAAGGCTGCTTGACCGGTCCGAACGGGGAGGAGAGCCACAAGTACCGGAGTGTCCCGGTCTACGTCCCCACCGCTGTACTGCGCCGTACGGGCTCGTGCGCCGGGGGGCGTCGTTCCTACACCGAGAGCTACGTGTCCGTGGCGGTGGGCTGCACGTGCGTGCCTGCACTGCAAGACATCAAAGCGCCCGGCAGGAACCGGAGCTCGCCCAGAGCCACGCCCCAATTCACCACAGGAAAAAAGCTGAAAAAGCATCCTCTAGTGGGGCATTAG